The Klebsiella sp. RHBSTW-00484 genome includes a window with the following:
- a CDS encoding aminotransferase-like domain-containing protein → MTRYQHLANLLAERIEQGLYRHGEKLPSVRSLSQEHGVSISTVQQAYQTLEQRQLITPQPRSGYFVAPQKAQPPVPPMSRPVQRPVEITQWDQVLNMLDARNDKTIIPFGGGSPDVSQPSLKPLWRELSRVIQHNIIDVLSYDELAGRRELREQIARLMLDGGSVVTADELVITSGCHSALSLALLAVCQPGDIVAVESPCYYGTMQMLRGLGLKAIEIPTDPNSGISVEALELALEQWPIKGVILVPNCNNPLGFIMPDARKRAVLCLAQRHDIVIFEDDIYGELATDYPRPRTIHSWDIDGRVILCSSFTKTIAPGLRIGWVAPGRYYDRLLQMKYAASGTNVPSTQLAASTFIREGHYHRHVRRMRQIYQRNMEIYTCWLREYFPCGICVTRPTGGFMLWVELPEQVDMVCVAKQLCRMKIQVAPGSLFSASGKYRNCLRINCALPPIEKHREVMVQLGDAVKVAME, encoded by the coding sequence ATGACTCGCTACCAACATCTGGCCAATTTGCTGGCTGAACGTATTGAACAAGGGCTGTATCGCCACGGCGAAAAGCTGCCCTCTGTGCGCAGCCTGAGTCAGGAGCACGGCGTTAGCATCAGCACCGTCCAGCAGGCTTATCAGACGCTGGAACAGCGCCAGCTGATCACCCCGCAGCCGCGATCCGGCTATTTCGTTGCCCCGCAAAAAGCCCAGCCGCCGGTACCGCCGATGTCGCGCCCGGTACAGCGACCGGTGGAGATAACCCAGTGGGATCAAGTGCTGAACATGCTCGACGCCCGCAATGACAAAACCATTATCCCGTTCGGCGGCGGGTCGCCGGACGTATCTCAGCCGAGTTTAAAACCGCTGTGGCGCGAGCTCAGCCGGGTGATCCAGCATAATATTATCGACGTGCTGAGCTACGATGAGCTGGCCGGACGCCGCGAACTGCGCGAGCAGATCGCCCGCCTGATGCTCGATGGCGGTTCCGTTGTTACCGCCGATGAGCTGGTGATCACCAGCGGCTGCCACAGCGCGCTGTCGCTAGCCCTGCTCGCGGTGTGCCAGCCCGGCGATATCGTGGCCGTTGAATCCCCTTGCTATTACGGCACCATGCAGATGCTGCGCGGCTTAGGGCTAAAAGCCATTGAGATCCCCACCGATCCGAACAGCGGGATCAGCGTCGAAGCCCTGGAGCTGGCGCTGGAGCAGTGGCCGATCAAAGGGGTCATTCTGGTGCCGAACTGCAACAATCCGCTGGGATTTATCATGCCGGACGCCCGCAAACGCGCCGTGCTGTGCCTCGCCCAGCGCCACGATATCGTGATTTTTGAGGATGATATTTACGGCGAGCTGGCGACCGACTACCCACGCCCGCGCACCATTCATTCATGGGATATCGACGGCCGGGTCATACTCTGTAGCTCGTTTACCAAAACCATCGCTCCCGGCCTGCGCATCGGCTGGGTCGCCCCGGGCCGCTACTACGACCGGCTTTTACAGATGAAATACGCCGCCAGCGGCACCAACGTCCCCTCAACTCAACTGGCGGCCTCCACCTTTATTCGCGAAGGCCACTATCACCGCCATGTGCGGCGAATGCGGCAGATTTACCAGCGCAATATGGAGATCTACACCTGCTGGCTGCGGGAATATTTTCCCTGCGGCATCTGCGTCACACGTCCAACCGGCGGCTTTATGCTGTGGGTCGAACTGCCCGAGCAGGTGGATATGGTCTGCGTCGCCAAACAGCTGTGCCGCATGAAGATCCAGGTCGCGCCGGGATCGCTGTTTTCGGCTTCAGGGAAGTATCGAAACTGCTTAAGGATCAACTGCGCCCTGCCGCCGATTGAGAAGCACCGGGAGGTGATGGTGCAGTTGGGGGATGCGGTGAAGGTGGCGATGGAGTAG
- a CDS encoding SymE family type I addiction module toxin — protein MTDADSIAELIKPVVFPSTLRSYTVSYVTNYPKHDRVPALILKGQWLEKAGFTPGRKLEVRVMDECIVLTAKVMEPTLEDAFHRVQNLSKRKQQQIMELIAMVESSKGTFS, from the coding sequence ATGACTGACGCCGATTCTATTGCAGAACTGATTAAACCTGTAGTGTTTCCTTCGACCTTACGCAGTTATACCGTGTCGTATGTGACGAATTATCCAAAACACGATCGCGTACCCGCGCTGATTTTAAAAGGTCAGTGGCTTGAGAAAGCGGGTTTTACCCCCGGCAGAAAGCTGGAGGTACGCGTTATGGACGAGTGTATTGTGCTCACCGCCAAAGTGATGGAGCCCACGCTCGAGGATGCGTTTCATCGTGTGCAGAATCTGTCAAAGCGCAAGCAGCAGCAAATCATGGAGCTGATCGCGATGGTGGAAAGCAGCAAGGGAACCTTCAGTTAA
- a CDS encoding acetamidase/formamidase family protein, translating to MKITKDQVVYTMSRDNAPVATVNSGSEVLFETCDCFSDQITSADAVFNELDWQRINPATGPVYVEGAEPGDALKVTIKRITLTGQQAVMVTAPQLGVIGDELDAPKVTIVPIENDQAVLPGNVRVPLNPMVGVIGVAPAGEAISCGTPDSHGGNMDCKMITAGSTLWLPVNVPGALFGLGDLHAAMGDGEVSVCGLEIPGEVLVELTVVKNRKLPLPMLENSKTLFTLASALTLDEAAAMATRHMAHFIADNTSLTLAEAISILSIAGDLQICQVVDPLKTCRYALPKSVAEQLSLRIEGEQV from the coding sequence ATGAAAATAACCAAAGACCAGGTGGTTTACACCATGTCGCGGGATAACGCCCCTGTCGCCACCGTAAATAGCGGTAGTGAGGTGCTGTTCGAAACCTGCGACTGCTTCTCTGATCAAATCACCTCTGCCGATGCCGTATTCAACGAGCTGGACTGGCAGCGTATTAATCCGGCGACCGGGCCGGTGTACGTTGAGGGTGCCGAGCCGGGCGATGCGCTTAAGGTTACGATCAAGCGTATTACCCTGACGGGTCAGCAAGCGGTGATGGTCACCGCGCCGCAGCTGGGTGTGATTGGCGACGAACTCGATGCCCCGAAGGTCACTATCGTTCCCATTGAAAACGACCAGGCCGTACTGCCCGGTAACGTGCGTGTTCCGCTCAATCCGATGGTTGGCGTGATCGGCGTCGCCCCGGCTGGCGAAGCCATCTCCTGCGGCACGCCGGATAGCCACGGCGGCAATATGGACTGCAAAATGATTACCGCAGGCAGCACGCTATGGTTGCCGGTCAACGTGCCCGGCGCGCTGTTCGGATTGGGGGATTTACACGCCGCAATGGGCGATGGCGAAGTCTCGGTCTGCGGCCTGGAAATCCCCGGTGAAGTGCTGGTGGAGCTGACGGTGGTCAAAAACCGTAAGCTGCCGCTGCCGATGCTCGAAAACAGCAAGACGCTCTTCACCCTTGCCTCTGCTCTGACACTTGATGAGGCCGCCGCGATGGCGACCCGCCATATGGCACATTTTATCGCGGATAACACATCCCTGACGCTGGCGGAAGCCATCAGCATCCTGAGCATCGCAGGCGATCTGCAAATCTGTCAGGTGGTCGATCCGCTGAAAACCTGTCGCTATGCCTTACCGAAATCAGTGGCTGAACAGCTCTCCCTGCGTATTGAAGGGGAGCAGGTATGA
- a CDS encoding APC family permease → MSVEQFGYKQELHRALTFRDLLVYGMIFMVPIAPFGVFGYVWDGAQGMVALAYLIGMVAMFFTAMSYWSMSRAFPVSGSVYAYAQRGIHPIVGFFAGWLILLDYILVPSLLYIVSAAALAPMLPGVPGWLWIVGFIAINSLINLRGITFTARANNTILIAEIVVLSVFVVLGLIALYSGAGAGHLTLDPLYNADKFSLPLVMGAVSIAVLSFLGFDGISTLSEETKGGVDTVGKASLGALMLVGSLFILQTWIAADLAQGMTFSSLDTAFYDTANLAGGNWLKYVTMWSTVISWGIANALVAQAAVSRILFAMARDKQLPKLLAKVHPRLKTPYVSTLFVALISLVSGLWFYGDIDNLSRLVNFGALMGFLVLHIAVINHYIIRNKSRNLVMHLLFPVVGLCIIGFVIYEMDAQAKVLGLSWLAVGVVYYVMMRLVLKRNIELNLEG, encoded by the coding sequence ATGAGCGTCGAACAGTTTGGCTATAAGCAGGAGCTACACCGGGCGCTGACGTTCCGTGACCTGCTGGTCTACGGCATGATTTTTATGGTGCCCATCGCCCCGTTTGGCGTCTTTGGCTACGTCTGGGACGGCGCGCAGGGAATGGTGGCGCTGGCCTACCTCATCGGCATGGTGGCGATGTTCTTTACCGCCATGAGCTACTGGTCGATGTCGCGCGCCTTCCCGGTTTCCGGTTCGGTGTACGCGTATGCCCAGCGCGGCATTCATCCCATTGTCGGCTTTTTTGCCGGTTGGCTGATCCTGCTGGACTATATTCTGGTGCCGTCGCTGCTCTATATCGTCAGCGCAGCCGCACTTGCGCCCATGCTGCCTGGCGTACCGGGCTGGCTGTGGATCGTCGGCTTTATCGCCATCAACAGCCTGATTAACCTGCGCGGCATTACCTTTACCGCTCGAGCCAATAACACGATTCTGATCGCCGAAATCGTGGTGCTGTCGGTGTTCGTCGTGCTGGGGCTGATCGCGCTCTATTCCGGCGCGGGCGCAGGCCATTTGACGCTCGACCCGCTCTATAACGCCGATAAGTTCAGCCTGCCGCTGGTGATGGGCGCGGTCTCTATCGCCGTCCTTTCTTTTCTGGGTTTCGATGGGATCTCCACGCTTTCGGAAGAAACGAAAGGCGGCGTCGATACCGTGGGCAAGGCTTCGCTGGGCGCATTGATGCTGGTGGGTTCGCTGTTTATCCTGCAAACCTGGATTGCCGCCGATCTGGCGCAGGGGATGACGTTCAGCAGCCTCGATACGGCTTTTTACGATACCGCTAATCTGGCGGGAGGCAACTGGCTGAAGTACGTCACCATGTGGTCAACGGTGATCTCCTGGGGGATTGCCAACGCGCTGGTGGCGCAGGCTGCCGTGTCGCGCATTCTGTTTGCGATGGCGCGTGATAAGCAGCTGCCGAAACTGCTGGCGAAAGTGCATCCGCGGCTGAAAACGCCTTACGTCAGCACCCTGTTTGTGGCGCTGATTTCCCTGGTTTCCGGCCTTTGGTTCTATGGTGATATCGACAATCTTAGCCGCCTGGTGAACTTCGGCGCATTAATGGGTTTCCTGGTGCTGCATATCGCCGTGATCAACCATTACATCATTCGCAATAAGTCACGCAATCTGGTGATGCACCTGCTGTTCCCGGTGGTGGGTCTGTGCATTATCGGCTTTGTTATCTATGAGATGGACGCTCAGGCGAAGGTACTCGGACTGAGCTGGCTGGCAGTGGGTGTCGTCTATTACGTCATGATGCGCCTGGTGCTCAAACGCAATATCGAACTAAATCTGGAAGGGTAG
- a CDS encoding LysR family transcriptional regulator, translating into MINIQRLDLNLLRTLDVLLSENNVTRAAQRLNLSQPSVSVQLARLREIFSDPLLLPGPRGMQPTARADELRGPLRDALLALELAVAPVQAFDPATATQTWRVAATDYMASAILLPALNALRTASPASRLAVFELQPSRLIQQADRDEVDLFFHTHDGAPAGLHQRLLFRERYVLAGRAGHPALQSALSLEQFCQLDQVIVSPDGGGFSAATDTALANLGLARRVVLSVPHFLFMLETLRNSELVAVLPERLVRGAGGLTVIEPPLAVAGFDMLMLWHERWHRDPAHRWLRQQIVMSLKA; encoded by the coding sequence ATGATTAATATTCAGCGTCTGGACCTCAACCTGCTGCGCACCCTCGACGTGCTGCTCAGCGAAAATAACGTCACCCGGGCGGCGCAACGCCTGAATTTGTCTCAGCCATCGGTCAGCGTTCAACTGGCGAGATTGCGTGAGATATTTTCTGATCCGTTGCTGCTGCCGGGGCCGCGTGGGATGCAGCCAACCGCTCGCGCCGATGAACTACGCGGGCCGCTGCGTGATGCGCTGCTGGCGCTGGAACTGGCGGTCGCGCCGGTTCAGGCGTTTGACCCGGCGACGGCGACACAAACCTGGCGGGTGGCGGCGACGGACTATATGGCCTCGGCGATTCTGCTGCCGGCGCTCAACGCGTTGCGCACCGCTTCCCCGGCCAGCCGTCTGGCGGTGTTCGAGCTACAGCCCTCGCGGTTGATTCAGCAGGCGGATCGCGATGAAGTAGATCTGTTTTTCCATACTCATGACGGCGCTCCAGCGGGGTTGCATCAGCGTTTGCTGTTCCGCGAACGCTACGTGCTGGCGGGCAGAGCGGGGCATCCGGCGCTGCAATCCGCGTTAAGTCTGGAGCAGTTCTGCCAGCTGGATCAGGTGATCGTCTCGCCGGACGGCGGGGGATTCAGCGCCGCGACCGATACCGCGCTGGCGAACCTCGGTCTGGCGCGGCGGGTTGTCCTTTCGGTGCCACATTTCCTGTTTATGTTGGAGACGCTGCGCAATAGCGAGCTGGTGGCGGTGCTGCCCGAGCGTCTGGTGCGTGGAGCAGGCGGCCTGACGGTGATCGAACCGCCGCTGGCGGTGGCCGGGTTTGATATGCTGATGCTGTGGCACGAGCGCTGGCACCGCGACCCCGCGCATCGGTGGCTGCGCCAGCAGATTGTGATGTCATTAAAAGCCTGA
- a CDS encoding NAD(P)H-dependent oxidoreductase, protein MKVLLIYAHPEPRSLNGALKDFAVQHLQKAGHEVQVSDLYAMRWKAGFDADDSSALPVGDAWRATRDSQQAFEQGTQSADIVGEQEKLLWADTVIFQFPLWWFSMPAIMKGWIDRVYAYGFAYGVGEHSETHWGDRYGEGTFAGKRAMLIVTAGGWAEHYAPRGINGPIDDILFPIQHGMLFYPGFAVLPPLVFYRTDKLDEQRFNTLRDELAQRLDTLSETAPIPFRRQNHGDYLIPSLALRPELAPGESGLGVHLDHN, encoded by the coding sequence ATGAAAGTGTTACTGATTTACGCCCATCCCGAACCACGTTCGCTTAACGGCGCGCTGAAAGATTTTGCCGTGCAGCATCTGCAAAAGGCCGGTCACGAAGTGCAGGTGTCCGATCTCTACGCCATGCGCTGGAAGGCAGGGTTTGATGCCGACGACAGCAGCGCTTTGCCGGTCGGAGATGCCTGGCGGGCAACGCGGGATTCACAGCAGGCGTTTGAACAAGGCACGCAAAGTGCGGATATCGTCGGCGAACAGGAGAAACTGCTGTGGGCCGATACGGTGATTTTTCAGTTCCCGCTGTGGTGGTTTTCCATGCCCGCCATTATGAAAGGCTGGATTGACCGGGTCTACGCTTACGGGTTTGCTTACGGCGTCGGCGAGCACAGCGAAACGCACTGGGGCGATCGCTACGGAGAAGGGACGTTCGCGGGCAAACGGGCGATGCTGATCGTCACCGCCGGAGGATGGGCGGAACACTACGCGCCGCGCGGGATTAACGGTCCTATCGACGATATTCTGTTCCCCATTCAGCACGGGATGCTGTTCTACCCCGGCTTTGCCGTGTTGCCGCCGCTGGTGTTTTACCGTACCGACAAACTCGATGAACAGCGCTTTAATACGCTGCGCGACGAACTGGCCCAGCGGCTGGATACCTTATCTGAAACCGCGCCAATTCCCTTCCGCCGCCAGAACCATGGCGACTACCTGATCCCTTCTCTGGCTCTGCGCCCGGAGCTGGCTCCGGGTGAGAGCGGTTTAGGCGTACATCTAGACCACAATTAA
- a CDS encoding helix-hairpin-helix domain-containing protein has protein sequence MKEHLYTSANDSVTLGRELGKGGEGAVFEVKEFRDSVAKIYHSPPDVLKQAKLSFMAATADDRLLDYIAWPQATLHTGRGGKVVGFLMPKVAGKEPIHMVYSPAHRRQHYPDSAWDFLLYVARNIAASFETIHDHGHIVGDVNQNSFMVGKDSKVVLIDSDSFQINEQGTSYLCEVGVAHFTPPELQSLPSFSGFSRTPNHDNFGLALLIFHVLFGGRHPYSGIPLLKEVGNALESDIAYFRYAYAKDNQQRGFRPPPRSIPISILPQSVASMFHLAFTEQGVEKGRPTAQQWVSALDELRQQLRKCAASAMHVFPRHLTLCPWCELEDQGVSYFIDLNVTVRTSAGDFVMARVLGAITAASPPPPLNLPSALHYQVVPHPLPKNIPGKKAVTGAQFVVAFIAIVIMVVTMKVFYMSQGWLWSLIGGALAVWGVKHFGGQLRKEEVQQRRTAMDLAENEYRQLVNQVQHSCGPEGFMAKRAALMQRKEELTGLPTAEKKEIDDLHATARERQREKFLATCFIASAPIPGVGAARKAALLSFGIETAADVTKRRVQQVKGFGNHLTQAVLDWKRSCDRRFVFNAAEAVSPGDINAVKAKFAARRVALEAALTNGAVELQRFSLESGRRMSMLHEPLQEAAKKLAQAQADFSLC, from the coding sequence ATGAAAGAACACTTATATACATCAGCCAACGATTCGGTGACCCTGGGAAGGGAGTTAGGCAAGGGCGGTGAAGGCGCGGTATTTGAGGTAAAGGAGTTTCGCGATAGCGTCGCCAAGATTTATCACTCGCCGCCAGACGTGCTGAAGCAGGCCAAGCTGAGCTTTATGGCTGCAACGGCGGACGATCGCCTGTTGGATTATATTGCCTGGCCGCAGGCGACCCTGCACACCGGACGCGGCGGCAAGGTTGTGGGCTTCCTGATGCCTAAGGTCGCAGGAAAAGAACCGATTCATATGGTGTATAGCCCTGCGCATCGTCGCCAGCATTACCCCGATTCAGCATGGGATTTTTTGCTGTACGTCGCGCGCAATATTGCCGCATCGTTCGAGACTATCCACGATCACGGGCATATTGTCGGCGATGTGAATCAAAACAGCTTTATGGTGGGAAAAGACAGCAAGGTTGTTCTGATAGACAGTGATTCGTTCCAGATCAACGAACAGGGTACATCGTATCTTTGTGAGGTCGGCGTGGCGCATTTTACTCCGCCTGAGCTGCAATCGTTACCCTCCTTCTCCGGCTTTAGCCGTACGCCAAATCACGATAACTTCGGCCTGGCGCTGCTTATCTTTCATGTTTTATTTGGCGGTCGACACCCTTATTCCGGTATCCCATTGTTAAAAGAGGTGGGTAATGCGCTGGAGTCGGATATTGCGTATTTTCGTTATGCTTACGCCAAAGATAACCAGCAGCGAGGTTTTCGGCCGCCCCCGCGCTCGATTCCCATATCGATACTTCCCCAGTCGGTGGCCTCTATGTTTCATCTGGCGTTCACTGAACAAGGGGTTGAAAAAGGGCGTCCGACGGCGCAGCAGTGGGTTAGCGCGCTGGATGAGCTACGCCAGCAATTAAGAAAATGCGCTGCCTCTGCAATGCATGTTTTCCCTCGCCATTTAACCCTCTGCCCTTGGTGCGAGCTTGAAGATCAGGGGGTGAGCTATTTTATCGATTTGAATGTCACCGTCAGAACATCGGCTGGCGATTTTGTCATGGCCAGGGTGTTGGGGGCGATTACGGCAGCATCGCCGCCACCGCCGTTGAACCTCCCTTCTGCTTTGCATTACCAGGTGGTTCCTCACCCGTTACCGAAGAATATCCCAGGGAAAAAAGCAGTTACCGGCGCTCAATTTGTGGTGGCATTTATTGCCATCGTAATAATGGTTGTGACGATGAAAGTTTTCTATATGTCGCAAGGATGGCTTTGGTCGCTGATTGGTGGTGCTTTGGCGGTCTGGGGGGTAAAACATTTCGGGGGGCAGTTGCGCAAAGAGGAAGTACAGCAGCGCCGTACGGCGATGGATCTTGCCGAAAATGAGTATCGGCAGCTCGTCAATCAGGTGCAGCACTCTTGTGGCCCCGAAGGTTTTATGGCCAAACGCGCGGCGCTGATGCAGCGCAAAGAAGAGCTAACCGGGCTGCCGACGGCAGAAAAGAAAGAGATTGATGATTTGCACGCGACGGCGCGGGAACGACAACGGGAGAAATTCCTCGCCACGTGCTTTATTGCATCCGCGCCGATCCCGGGCGTTGGGGCTGCGCGTAAGGCCGCGCTGCTTTCGTTCGGCATTGAAACAGCGGCGGACGTCACCAAACGCAGGGTTCAACAGGTTAAAGGTTTTGGTAATCATCTGACGCAGGCGGTGCTGGACTGGAAGAGAAGCTGCGATCGGCGTTTTGTCTTCAACGCCGCCGAGGCGGTATCGCCCGGCGATATAAACGCGGTGAAGGCGAAGTTTGCGGCCAGACGGGTGGCGCTGGAAGCGGCCTTAACGAACGGTGCGGTGGAGCTACAGCGTTTTAGCCTGGAGTCCGGACGGCGAATGTCGATGCTGCACGAGCCTTTACAGGAGGCTGCGAAAAAGCTAGCGCAGGCGCAGGCCGATTTCAGCTTATGCTAA
- a CDS encoding PP2C family serine/threonine-protein phosphatase has product MSWRLVYGSEVGTSHLSTQTPCQDRCLAGVDTLNNGQPLLSLFVSDGAGSALRGGEGAELAVEAAAAWLADSVRQDAFELNEALAVDIVQAIKARILAAAVHPLTARDYACTFLGVLSMENGTLIMQIGDGGVAVDCGEGMEVPLVPMTGEYANMTWFVTDDDAVNVLETHFMPARALKVAAFTDGIQRLALNLTDNTPHEPFFTPFFKVMASVSPQQAEMLPALLVEFLGSPSVNERTDDDKTLALALWVQ; this is encoded by the coding sequence GTGAGTTGGCGTCTGGTTTATGGTTCCGAGGTGGGTACCTCTCATCTCAGCACGCAAACCCCTTGTCAGGATCGTTGCCTGGCAGGGGTCGATACGCTCAACAATGGGCAGCCGCTGCTTTCACTGTTTGTCTCCGACGGTGCCGGTAGCGCGCTGCGGGGTGGCGAAGGGGCTGAACTGGCTGTTGAAGCCGCGGCGGCCTGGCTGGCGGACAGCGTGCGGCAGGATGCGTTTGAGCTTAATGAAGCCTTAGCCGTTGATATCGTGCAGGCAATAAAAGCACGAATACTGGCGGCAGCCGTTCATCCGCTGACGGCGCGCGATTATGCCTGCACCTTTTTGGGCGTACTCTCTATGGAAAACGGTACGCTAATTATGCAGATTGGTGACGGCGGCGTGGCTGTGGATTGCGGCGAAGGGATGGAGGTTCCGCTAGTACCGATGACCGGCGAGTATGCCAATATGACCTGGTTTGTGACGGATGACGATGCGGTTAACGTACTGGAGACGCATTTCATGCCTGCGCGGGCGCTGAAGGTCGCGGCGTTTACCGACGGCATCCAGCGACTGGCGCTTAATCTTACGGACAATACCCCCCATGAGCCGTTCTTTACGCCATTTTTCAAGGTGATGGCCAGCGTTTCTCCGCAGCAGGCAGAGATGTTACCGGCTCTGTTGGTCGAGTTTTTGGGTAGCCCGTCGGTTAATGAACGCACGGATGATGATAAAACGCTGGCGCTGGCGTTATGGGTACAATGA
- a CDS encoding vWA domain-containing protein codes for MSEQITFGTSDFASNPEPRCPCVLLLDVSGSMNGRPINELNAGLMTFRDELLSDALAMKRVDLSIVTFGPVKVEQPFTSAENFFPPILYAQGDTPMGAAITQALNMVEERKREYRANGISYYRPWVFLITDGGPTDSWQSAAAMVSEGEAAKKFAFFSIGVQSADMHTLAKISVRQPLSLQGLQFRELFSWLSSSLRSVSRSTPGTEVALESPKGWASV; via the coding sequence ATGAGCGAACAAATTACCTTTGGAACCAGCGATTTTGCCAGTAACCCGGAGCCTCGCTGCCCGTGCGTGCTGCTGCTGGACGTCTCCGGCTCGATGAACGGCCGCCCTATCAATGAACTCAATGCCGGTCTGATGACCTTTCGTGATGAGCTGCTTTCAGATGCGTTGGCAATGAAACGCGTAGATTTGAGCATTGTGACGTTTGGCCCGGTAAAAGTGGAACAACCGTTCACTAGCGCGGAAAACTTCTTCCCGCCGATTCTCTACGCGCAGGGCGATACGCCAATGGGGGCGGCCATCACTCAGGCGCTCAATATGGTTGAAGAGCGTAAACGCGAGTACCGCGCCAACGGCATTTCATATTATCGCCCATGGGTTTTTCTGATAACAGACGGCGGGCCGACAGATAGCTGGCAGTCGGCGGCGGCGATGGTGAGTGAAGGCGAGGCGGCCAAAAAGTTCGCATTTTTCTCCATTGGCGTCCAGAGCGCAGATATGCACACGCTGGCGAAAATTAGCGTTCGCCAGCCGCTATCGTTGCAAGGGCTGCAGTTTCGTGAACTGTTTAGCTGGCTTTCCAGCTCGCTGCGTTCCGTTTCCCGATCGACGCCGGGAACCGAAGTCGCGCTTGAATCGCCAAAAGGCTGGGCGTCGGTGTGA
- a CDS encoding TetR/AcrR family transcriptional regulator, with protein sequence MIRAMNTEAQHRKKDPVRLHKQLLESAATIAGRDGIAALSLNAVAREAGVSKGGLLHHFPNKQALIFALFARLLAIMEEAIAELMAADNISYGRFTRAYLRYLSAPELTDTQESRQLMVLSLAMPDEPVLRKCWRDWMLDHLAKGDELDNSHTGTLVRYAADGIWLSELTEGRTMSAGHRQSLVSDLTKMTLPV encoded by the coding sequence ATGATTCGGGCCATGAACACAGAAGCCCAACATCGAAAAAAAGATCCCGTTCGTTTGCATAAGCAACTGCTGGAATCAGCGGCCACCATTGCCGGTCGGGACGGCATCGCCGCTCTCTCGCTGAACGCCGTTGCGCGCGAGGCGGGAGTGAGTAAAGGCGGTCTACTGCACCATTTTCCCAACAAACAGGCGCTGATTTTTGCCCTATTTGCTCGTCTGCTGGCGATTATGGAAGAGGCAATCGCCGAGCTGATGGCTGCGGATAATATCTCTTATGGCCGCTTTACCCGTGCCTATCTGCGCTATCTGTCAGCCCCTGAGCTGACCGACACCCAGGAGAGCCGCCAGTTAATGGTGCTGTCGCTGGCCATGCCGGACGAACCGGTACTGCGAAAATGCTGGCGCGACTGGATGCTGGACCATCTGGCGAAAGGCGATGAACTGGACAATAGCCATACCGGCACGCTGGTGCGCTACGCGGCGGACGGCATCTGGCTATCGGAGTTAACTGAGGGGCGCACGATGAGCGCCGGGCACAGGCAGTCGCTGGTCAGCGATCTGACAAAGATGACGCTTCCTGTGTGA
- a CDS encoding winged helix-turn-helix domain-containing protein, translated as MRYNIHGRLIYDATDGTLTLPGSDEADSQLSITANALLWFFLRHTDVVSRDEVLKKVWDDNGLTSSNSNLNQYLSMLRKTFRHYDIDNIIVTVSRGLLQLNPDLTIEMLDAIPDPAPPLAIDPEPDQTIVPPEQKPFSTRHARGTCWYLAGGCLLTIALLLVVCSFLGTSESRPIMLTQMSHSQCELLASDEMLRSVAGTAYGKNFDTVRQRLKLECKPGERFVFFYGDRLETNGLGRVFLAHCAMHEDNPFSYCDNYFYYSWKPQ; from the coding sequence ATGCGCTATAACATCCATGGCCGTCTTATTTATGATGCAACGGACGGCACACTAACCCTACCTGGAAGCGATGAGGCGGACAGCCAGCTGTCAATTACCGCCAACGCGCTGCTGTGGTTTTTCCTGCGCCATACCGACGTGGTCAGCCGCGACGAAGTGCTCAAAAAAGTCTGGGATGATAACGGGTTAACCTCATCCAATAGTAATCTCAATCAGTATCTGAGCATGCTGCGTAAAACCTTCCGCCACTACGATATCGACAACATTATTGTCACCGTGTCGCGCGGCCTGCTGCAGCTCAACCCGGATCTCACCATCGAGATGCTGGACGCTATCCCTGACCCAGCACCGCCGCTCGCTATCGATCCTGAGCCAGACCAAACCATCGTGCCGCCAGAACAAAAGCCTTTTTCCACGCGGCACGCGCGCGGTACCTGCTGGTATCTCGCCGGAGGCTGCCTGCTGACCATCGCCCTGTTGCTGGTGGTGTGTAGTTTTCTTGGCACCAGCGAGTCGCGCCCCATCATGCTAACGCAAATGAGCCACAGCCAGTGCGAGCTGCTGGCTAGCGATGAGATGCTGCGCTCCGTTGCCGGAACCGCCTATGGCAAGAATTTTGATACCGTACGCCAGCGCCTGAAGCTGGAGTGCAAGCCCGGCGAACGCTTCGTCTTCTTTTACGGCGACCGGCTGGAAACCAACGGCCTGGGCCGTGTATTCCTCGCCCACTGCGCGATGCACGAAGATAACCCGTTCAGCTACTGCGATAACTATTTTTACTATTCATGGAAGCCGCAATGA